From the genome of Vigna angularis cultivar LongXiaoDou No.4 chromosome 11, ASM1680809v1, whole genome shotgun sequence, one region includes:
- the LOC108332575 gene encoding uncharacterized protein LOC108332575, translating into MVGNVSANFADIIIIGERIEIGVKSGKIAYSSPATANYKKPNFNAGKKKEGDVHAASAMPVWRGQGPTHSFRPYLGQPPYAANAAFAQQARPQQQQGYYQPPLPPADTWRAGAIAGPNQNAGQNPYPRRNQFVNFTPIPTTYTKLLPHLVRRGLVAICPMKPMQPPYPRGYDAEAKCSYHGGGVGHSTERCLAFKHKVQALIDSGWLKFQEDKPSIETNPLSGHGSASTNAVEDEKHELIRDAGDYDEDVTCALHSDDGHSIEECGEFEDILQDLLDRSLMQVCYKDKEGEVFTQIDGESDVTLPEPLVIHFTRTTHVPVAEEKPSVVIRAPSPFPYRSEKVVPWMYGAHVLDEGKGADSAVENITGIGGMTRSGRIFASPMVTREGTNTNETTMAAKVREVLKGKGAQVEETPNEEEKKEISEEEACKFLKFIQQSEYKVVEQLNRMPAQISLLELLMHSTSHRRLLMKVLSEAHVEQGISLNKFEGIVGNIIANNYLTFTIEEIPTEGRGHNKALHVSVKCLDHVIARVLVDNGSSLNVMPKSTLEKLPCDGMHMKPSSMIVRAFDGSKRVVMGEVELSVQVGPYVFQVTFQVMDILPAYSCLLGRPWIHSAGVMPSTLHQKLKYVMGDKLVIVSGEEDLLVSGPSSTRYIEAAEEAFETVFQSLEIVGNAYVEPFPTNPHLSRASIMMAKVLLKEGYTPGTGLGKYGQGRTFPLKVVENRNRYGLGYKPTKEDKRGLMEERRERSLARVERREPKVERTRICNIRESFRSAGWINAGHIAAVEDEDRSESSSFVRACSLDAPLDNWETLSLPVMLNLNKIYDNESFENNNVDIPNFEHPVDNTEDDYEDDPKPSPELLRLVEQESKEIKPHEEEIEVLNLGEEEEIKEVKIGTGMKKEVREGLQALLKEFKDVFAWSYNDMPGRGTETIRHRISGCGEIPTMGSKYCTSA; encoded by the exons ATGGTCGGGAACGTGTCTGCCAATTTCGCTGATATCATTATAATAGGCGAAAGGATAGAAATTGGGGTTAAAAGTGGGAAAATTGCATACAGTTCGCCTGCAACTGCAAATTACAAAAAACCCAATTTCAATGcgggaaagaagaaggaagggGATGTGCATGCGGCATCGGCAATGCCTGTGTGGAGAGGTCAAGGTCCCACTCATAGCTTCCGACCATACTTGGGGCAACCCCCTTATGCAGCTAATGCGGCATTTGCTCAACAAGCCCggcctcaacaacaacaaggGTATTATCAACCGCCATTGCCCCCAGCTGATACTTGGAGGGCTGGGGCAATTGCGGGTCCAAATCAGAATGCGGGCCAAAACCCTTACCCAAGAAGGAACCAATTTGTTAATTTCACCCCTATCCCTACAACTTACACAAAATTGTTACCCCATCTCGTCAGAAGGGGTCTGGTTGCTATTTGTCCAATGAAGCCCATGCAACCTCCGTACCCCAGGGGTTATGATGCAGAGGCCAAATGTAGTTACCATGGGGGAGGTGTTGGTCACTCAACTGAGAGGTGTCTAGCTTTTAAACACAAAGTACAGGCTCTAATTGACTCGGGGTGGTTAAAGTTTCAAGAAGATAAACCTAGCATCGAGACTAATCCGCTTTCTGGGCATGGGAGTGCCTCGACGAATGCCGTCGAGGATGAAAAACATGAGTTGATAAGAGACGCGG GCGATTATGACGAGGACGTAACATGTGCACTTCATTCGGATGATGGGCACTCTATTGAGGAATGTGGTGAATTTGAAGATATTCTACAAGACTTGCTGGATAGAAGTTTAATGCAAGTATGCTACAAGGACAAGGAGGGGGAAGTGTTCACACAAATTGACGGGGAATCCGACGTAACTCTGCCTGAGCCGTTGGTGATCCATTTCACTAGAACCACCCATGTGCCAGTGGCTGAAGAAAAGCCGTCTGTCGTCATTCGGGCGCCGTCTCCCTTTCCTTACAGAAGCGAGAAGGTTGTCCCTTGGATGTATGGAGCACATGTGTTAGATGAGGGAAAAGGCGCAGATTCGGCCGTTGAGAACATAACAGGCATAGGTGGGATGACGAGAAGTGGTCGAATCTTCGCGTCACCAATGGTGACAAGAGAGGGGACCAATACTAATGAAACAACAATGGCCGCAAAAGTCAGGGAGGTTTTAAAAGGAAAGGGCGCGCAGGTAGAGGAGACTCCTAACGaggaggaaaagaaagaaatatctgAAGAAGAGGCctgcaaatttttaaaattcattcaacaGAGTGAGTATAAGGTGGTGGAACAGTTGAACCGCATGCCTGCTCAGATTTCTTTGTTAGAATTGCTTATGCATTCTACCTCTCACAGAAGGTTGTTGATGAAGGTACTCAGTGAGGCTCATGTTGAGCAAGGTATTTCGTTGAACAAGTTTGAGGGCATTGTTGGCAACATCATCGCTAATAATTACCTCACCTTTACTATTGAGGAGATACCCACTGAGGGGAGAGGGCATAACAAGGCTCTTCATGTCTCAGTGAAATGTTTAGATCACGTTATAGCGCGTGTCTTGGTGGACAATGGCTCCTCTCTGAACGTCATGCCAAAATCGACATTGGAGAAGCTACCCTGTGATGGAATGCATATGAAGCCAAGCTCTATGATTGTGAGAGCTTTTGACGGCAGTAAGAGGGTAGTGATGGGAGAAGTTGAATTGTCAGTCCAAGTCGGTCCTTATGTCTTTCAAGTGACATTCCAAGTTATGGATATCCTCCCGGCTTATAGTTGTTTGTTGGGTCGCCCGTGGATCCATTCTGCAGGAGTTATGCCTTCCACACTACACCAAAAGCTGAAATATGTTATGGGAGATAAGCTGGTGATAGTATCAGGAGAGGAGGACCTCCTTGTGAGCGGACCATCATCCACGCGTTATATTGAGGCGGCTGAGGAAGCTTTTGAGACAGTTTTCCAGTCATTGGAGATTGTGGGAAATGCCTATGTGGAGCCATTCCCAACAAACCCTCATTTGTCGCGTGCTTCTATCATGATGGCCAAAGTCTTGCTGAAAGAGGGGTATACGCCTGGTACAGGTTTAGGCAAGTATGGGCAGGGGCGAACTTTCCCCCTAAAGGTCGTTGAGAATAGAAACAGATATGGCCTAGGGTACAAGCCCACCAAAGAGGACAAGAGAGGGCTGATGGAAGAAAGGAGAGAACGCAGTCTGGCTCGTGTGGAAAGGCGAGAACCCAAGGTGGAAAGGACTCGTATTTGTAACATCAGGGAGAGCTTTCGTAGCGCTGGATGGATCAACGCGGGCCATATAGCAGCCGTGGAGGATGAAGATAGGTCTGAAAGCTCAAGTTTCGTGCGGGCCTGCTCCCTAGATGCACCACTTGACAATTGGGAAACTCTGAGTTTACCCGTGAtgcttaatttgaataaaat ATATGACaatgaaagttttgaaaataacaatgTCGATATTCCTAATTTTGAGCACCCTGTCGATAATACGGAAGATGATTATGAAGATGATCCGAAACCCTCTCCAGAGCTCTTGAGATTAGTGGAACAAGAGTCTAAAGAGATAAAACCCCATGAGGAAGAGATTGAAGTACTCAACTtgggagaggaagaagagataAAGGAAGTAAAAATCGGTACTGGCATGAAAAAGGAAGTGAGGGAAGGGTTGCAAGCCCTATTGAAGGAGTTTAAGGATGTGTTCGCGTGGTCTTACAATGACATGCCAG GAAGAGGTACAGAAACAATTCGACACAGGATTTCTGGCTGTGGCGAGATACCCACAATGGGTAGCAAATATTGTACCAGTGCCTAA